A window of the Salmo trutta chromosome 25, fSalTru1.1, whole genome shotgun sequence genome harbors these coding sequences:
- the LOC115162388 gene encoding phospholipase D4 isoform X1 — MPGTSVPEMSSPYRTLHDSYVPNRRGSKRLVSIAVVVGCLTALGALLSFSILDKCTEEEHFQNDKLFQETRTDQNNISDEQSRIILVESIPLYMKYDDNATFGTPVDKAWRDLLSMATNQVDVASFYWTLTGDDINMNSSTDLPGKDILEQLGALPSRNVSVRVVTSIPSMLTNSTDLQVLRQKGVQVRKVHFGRLTGGVLHSKFWIVDRRHIFLGSANMDWRALTQVKELGVVIYNCSSLAEDLQKIFESYWVMGHLNSSIPDPWPSKYDTAINKEHPLLLKADNVSSKIYITGSPPSFCPTSRTQDLNAILSVISGAQHFIDVAVMEYFPTTRFIHPQRYWPAIDDALKRAAFERNVKIRLLVSCGRDSDPAMLPFLQSLASLNYPAHNISIQVKLSIVPVGNQSEIPYSRVNHNKYMVTDRVAYIGTSNWSADYFNTTAGVGLVVSQHTPNWPWGTQALQGQLRAVFDRDWHSQFTVCFADLGHHPDCALSKG; from the exons ATGCCAGGAACATCAGTGCCAGAGATGTCCTCTCCTTACAGGACTTTACATGATAGCTATGTTCCCAACCGAAGG GGCTCAAAACGGCTTGTGTCTATAGCTGTGGTTGTGGGATGTTTGACTGCTTTGGGTGCACTGCTCTCCTTTTCAATATTGGACAAATGCACAGAAGAAGAGCATTTCCAAAATGACAAGCTCTTCCAAGAAACAAGAACTGATCAAAATAACATTTCTGATGAGCAAAGCCG AATTATCCTTGTGGAGAGCATTCCCCTGTATATGAAATATGACGACAATGCAACCTTTGGGACCCCAGTGGACAAGGCCTGGAGAGATCTCCTGTCCATGGCAACCAACCAAGTCGATGTGGCTTCCTTCTACTGGACTCTTACCGGTGATGACATCAATATGAACTCTTCCACTGACTTACCT GGAAAGGACATACTGGAGCAGCTTGGAGCTTTGCCTTCCAGAAACGTATCGGTGAGGGTTGTGACGAGTATTCCCTCTATGCTGACAAACTCCACAGATCTACAAGTTCTGAGACAGAAAG GAGTCCAAGTAAGAAAGGTGCACTTTGGGCGTTTGACTGGGGGTGTACTCCACAGCAAGTTCTGGATTGTTGATAGGAGACACATATTCCTAGGAAGTGCCAACATGGATTGGAGGGCTCTTACACAG GTTAAGGAACTGGGAGTGGTGATCTACAACTGCTCTAGTCTGGCTGAAGACCTCCAAAAGATATTTGAATCCTACTGGGTGATGGGTCATCTCAACAGCTCCATCCCAGACCCTTGGCCCTCCAAATATGACACTGCCATCAACAAAGAACATCCCCTGCTGTTGAAGGCTGATAATGTTTCAAGCAAAATCTACATTACA ggttctcctccctctttctgccCGACATCTCGGACTCAGGACCTGAATGCCATCCTCTCAGTGATATCAGGGGCGCAGCACTTCATTGATGTGGCAGTCATGGAGTATTTTCCCACCACACGCTTCATACACCCTCAAAG GTACTGGCCGGCCATCGATGATGCATTAAAGAGAGCTGCTTTTGAGCGGAATGTTAAGATCCGTCTGCTGGTCAGCTGTGGACGTGATTCTGATCCAGCCATGCTGCCTTTCCTTCAGTCTCTAGCCTCCCTGAATTACCCTGCCCATAACATCAGCATTCAAGTG AAACTGTCCATTGTGCCAGTAGGGAACCAGTCAGAGATTCCCTACTCCAGAGTAAACCATAATAAATACATGGTGACTGATAGAGTGGCATATATTG GGACGTCTAACTGGTCTGCTGACTACTTTAACACCACAGCTGGAGTGGGGCTGGTGGTTTCCCAACACACACCAAACTGGCCCTGGGGGACCCAGGCTCTGCAGGGGCAGCTCAGAGCAGTGTTTGACAGGGACTGGCACTCTCAGTTTACTGTATGTTTTGCTGACTTGGGCCATCACCCTGACTGTGCACTCTCAAAAGGATAG
- the LOC115162388 gene encoding phospholipase D4 isoform X2 yields the protein MSSPYRTLHDSYVPNRRGSKRLVSIAVVVGCLTALGALLSFSILDKCTEEEHFQNDKLFQETRTDQNNISDEQSRIILVESIPLYMKYDDNATFGTPVDKAWRDLLSMATNQVDVASFYWTLTGDDINMNSSTDLPGKDILEQLGALPSRNVSVRVVTSIPSMLTNSTDLQVLRQKGVQVRKVHFGRLTGGVLHSKFWIVDRRHIFLGSANMDWRALTQVKELGVVIYNCSSLAEDLQKIFESYWVMGHLNSSIPDPWPSKYDTAINKEHPLLLKADNVSSKIYITGSPPSFCPTSRTQDLNAILSVISGAQHFIDVAVMEYFPTTRFIHPQRYWPAIDDALKRAAFERNVKIRLLVSCGRDSDPAMLPFLQSLASLNYPAHNISIQVKLSIVPVGNQSEIPYSRVNHNKYMVTDRVAYIGTSNWSADYFNTTAGVGLVVSQHTPNWPWGTQALQGQLRAVFDRDWHSQFTVCFADLGHHPDCALSKG from the exons ATGTCCTCTCCTTACAGGACTTTACATGATAGCTATGTTCCCAACCGAAGG GGCTCAAAACGGCTTGTGTCTATAGCTGTGGTTGTGGGATGTTTGACTGCTTTGGGTGCACTGCTCTCCTTTTCAATATTGGACAAATGCACAGAAGAAGAGCATTTCCAAAATGACAAGCTCTTCCAAGAAACAAGAACTGATCAAAATAACATTTCTGATGAGCAAAGCCG AATTATCCTTGTGGAGAGCATTCCCCTGTATATGAAATATGACGACAATGCAACCTTTGGGACCCCAGTGGACAAGGCCTGGAGAGATCTCCTGTCCATGGCAACCAACCAAGTCGATGTGGCTTCCTTCTACTGGACTCTTACCGGTGATGACATCAATATGAACTCTTCCACTGACTTACCT GGAAAGGACATACTGGAGCAGCTTGGAGCTTTGCCTTCCAGAAACGTATCGGTGAGGGTTGTGACGAGTATTCCCTCTATGCTGACAAACTCCACAGATCTACAAGTTCTGAGACAGAAAG GAGTCCAAGTAAGAAAGGTGCACTTTGGGCGTTTGACTGGGGGTGTACTCCACAGCAAGTTCTGGATTGTTGATAGGAGACACATATTCCTAGGAAGTGCCAACATGGATTGGAGGGCTCTTACACAG GTTAAGGAACTGGGAGTGGTGATCTACAACTGCTCTAGTCTGGCTGAAGACCTCCAAAAGATATTTGAATCCTACTGGGTGATGGGTCATCTCAACAGCTCCATCCCAGACCCTTGGCCCTCCAAATATGACACTGCCATCAACAAAGAACATCCCCTGCTGTTGAAGGCTGATAATGTTTCAAGCAAAATCTACATTACA ggttctcctccctctttctgccCGACATCTCGGACTCAGGACCTGAATGCCATCCTCTCAGTGATATCAGGGGCGCAGCACTTCATTGATGTGGCAGTCATGGAGTATTTTCCCACCACACGCTTCATACACCCTCAAAG GTACTGGCCGGCCATCGATGATGCATTAAAGAGAGCTGCTTTTGAGCGGAATGTTAAGATCCGTCTGCTGGTCAGCTGTGGACGTGATTCTGATCCAGCCATGCTGCCTTTCCTTCAGTCTCTAGCCTCCCTGAATTACCCTGCCCATAACATCAGCATTCAAGTG AAACTGTCCATTGTGCCAGTAGGGAACCAGTCAGAGATTCCCTACTCCAGAGTAAACCATAATAAATACATGGTGACTGATAGAGTGGCATATATTG GGACGTCTAACTGGTCTGCTGACTACTTTAACACCACAGCTGGAGTGGGGCTGGTGGTTTCCCAACACACACCAAACTGGCCCTGGGGGACCCAGGCTCTGCAGGGGCAGCTCAGAGCAGTGTTTGACAGGGACTGGCACTCTCAGTTTACTGTATGTTTTGCTGACTTGGGCCATCACCCTGACTGTGCACTCTCAAAAGGATAG